Proteins from a single region of Natrinema salifodinae:
- a CDS encoding Vms1/Ankzf1 family peptidyl-tRNA hydrolase translates to MSLANYELHERLARLSNASADRDVLVTVTVRPDESIGEARQPVETDYAEATQLDERSFPTPLVDALETVRSRLNEYDDIPDNGLAIYAGVVDRDLVTATFDDLPIPIEESRYEHGNEFDLTPLEDVTEPESTYGLVVVERGGAALGRLDDEGVEPVETFDSDVPGKSSAGGQSAERFERDRERQKRDFFDEVAERAELEFLDSGGGDEDGIDGMLLGGTTGTVENFREEADLDHRLEDALVGEFAVEYATEQGLRQLAEKGEQAIDERDRRDVRETLETFFEGVRDDDEPVAYGVDEVDDALEYDAVETLLLSTALEGRELQELGDRTVDQGGETVVVPDDFPDGERFVEAFDGVGALLRFPID, encoded by the coding sequence ATGTCTCTCGCGAACTACGAACTCCACGAGCGACTCGCCCGCCTCTCGAACGCGTCCGCCGACCGCGACGTGCTCGTCACGGTGACCGTCAGGCCCGACGAATCGATCGGCGAGGCCCGCCAGCCCGTCGAAACCGACTACGCCGAGGCGACTCAACTCGACGAGCGGTCGTTCCCCACGCCGCTGGTCGACGCCCTCGAAACGGTCCGGAGTCGGCTAAACGAGTACGACGACATTCCGGACAACGGCCTGGCGATCTACGCCGGCGTCGTCGACAGGGATCTCGTGACCGCGACCTTCGACGACCTCCCGATCCCGATCGAGGAGTCGCGATACGAACACGGAAACGAGTTCGATCTCACACCGCTCGAGGACGTTACCGAACCCGAGTCGACCTACGGCCTGGTCGTCGTCGAGCGCGGCGGGGCCGCGCTGGGTCGGCTGGACGACGAGGGCGTCGAACCCGTCGAGACGTTCGACAGCGACGTGCCCGGGAAATCGAGCGCCGGCGGCCAGTCGGCCGAGCGGTTCGAACGCGACCGCGAACGGCAGAAACGGGACTTCTTCGACGAGGTCGCCGAGCGCGCCGAACTCGAGTTTCTTGACAGCGGGGGCGGAGACGAAGACGGAATCGACGGAATGCTGCTCGGAGGCACCACGGGAACGGTCGAGAACTTCCGCGAGGAGGCCGACCTCGACCACCGACTCGAAGACGCGCTGGTCGGCGAGTTCGCCGTCGAGTACGCCACCGAACAGGGGCTGCGACAGCTCGCGGAGAAGGGCGAACAGGCCATCGACGAGCGCGATCGGCGGGACGTCCGCGAAACGCTCGAGACGTTCTTCGAGGGCGTTCGCGACGACGATGAGCCCGTCGCCTACGGGGTCGACGAGGTCGACGACGCCCTCGAGTACGACGCGGTCGAGACGCTGTTGCTCTCGACGGCGCTCGAGGGACGAGAGCTGCAGGAACTCGGCGACCGCACGGTCGACCAGGGCGGCG